The bacterium genome window below encodes:
- a CDS encoding DUF4340 domain-containing protein, whose protein sequence is MRPRTLLVLFVLVIGLGSFIWFFERDLPSTEERVEQGKKLVRLDLESVRGIELEAGGRQIRLERVLASGKAGDAGDAGDGYSSGDELGEWALTEPRAARGDSDEVRRLLERVRDLEKERTLEDASRDELGLDRPRGEIKIETGSEDLVLRFGSEIPASSNTIVEVGNGPPFYVVSGSLVDDVVREPNEWRSRDAIPIDRSRIERIEVLNPPTGVALERVEGGFRLVAPKHDVADEDKVASLLTALVDLEIEEFVDDPDADLGAEPSAVRLTLTDAAAPMLVEIAASAAAEELAAVRVDGQLFRADTDLASLLARRPEEWQSGSWSDRGAFEVEAFRVVHNGDERRFERREGEWLSDDVEVEYSNVSAFLYAVAGAKGVPVDLTPGSTGELAEMEIELESEGWTESLRLWADGDGFLAERDRRATLIRLAPESTEELFAKLEALEPAPEPAAELAPEKELD, encoded by the coding sequence TTGCGCCCCCGCACCCTGCTCGTTCTCTTCGTGCTGGTTATCGGTCTCGGTAGCTTCATCTGGTTTTTCGAGCGCGATTTGCCGTCCACAGAGGAGCGCGTCGAACAGGGCAAGAAGCTGGTCCGGTTGGATCTCGAGTCGGTCCGGGGAATCGAGCTCGAAGCCGGCGGGCGGCAGATCCGGCTCGAGCGTGTGTTGGCGTCCGGCAAGGCCGGCGATGCCGGAGACGCCGGTGACGGCTACAGCTCTGGCGACGAGCTGGGGGAGTGGGCGCTGACCGAGCCCCGAGCCGCTCGGGGCGATTCCGACGAAGTGAGACGCCTTCTGGAGCGGGTCCGGGATCTGGAGAAGGAGCGCACGTTGGAAGATGCGTCGAGAGATGAGCTCGGCCTCGATCGGCCCCGGGGCGAGATCAAGATCGAGACCGGGTCGGAAGATCTTGTTCTCAGATTCGGCAGCGAGATCCCGGCGTCGTCGAACACCATCGTAGAGGTTGGCAACGGCCCGCCGTTTTATGTCGTCTCGGGCAGCCTGGTCGACGACGTCGTTCGGGAACCGAACGAATGGCGCAGTCGGGACGCGATCCCGATCGACCGCTCGCGGATCGAGAGGATCGAAGTCCTGAACCCGCCCACGGGTGTCGCTCTGGAACGCGTTGAAGGTGGGTTCCGCCTGGTCGCACCTAAGCACGATGTAGCCGACGAGGACAAAGTGGCAAGCCTTCTGACGGCGCTGGTGGACCTCGAGATCGAGGAGTTCGTCGACGACCCGGATGCCGATCTCGGCGCCGAGCCTTCAGCGGTCCGGCTGACGCTTACGGATGCGGCCGCTCCGATGCTGGTCGAGATCGCGGCGTCGGCGGCCGCGGAGGAGCTCGCCGCCGTCCGAGTCGACGGGCAGCTGTTCAGGGCCGACACCGATCTGGCTTCGCTGCTCGCGCGGCGGCCGGAGGAGTGGCAATCGGGGAGCTGGTCCGACCGTGGCGCGTTCGAGGTCGAGGCGTTTCGAGTCGTGCACAACGGTGACGAGCGTCGTTTCGAGCGTCGCGAAGGGGAGTGGCTGTCGGACGACGTCGAAGTCGAATACTCGAACGTCAGTGCCTTCTTGTATGCGGTTGCGGGGGCGAAGGGCGTGCCGGTCGATCTTACGCCGGGCAGCACCGGCGAGCTGGCCGAGATGGAGATAGAACTGGAGTCGGAAGGGTGGACGGAGTCTCTGCGCCTCTGGGCGGACGGTGACGGATTCCTGGCCGAGCGGGACCGCCGCGCGACCTTGATTCGGCTCGCTCCGGAGTCGACCGAAGAGCTGTTCGCGAAGCTCGAAGCTCTCGAGCCGGCGCCCGAGCCGGCTGCCGAGTTGGCTCCCGAGAAGGAGCTCGACTAG
- a CDS encoding GldG family protein → MTEKRNRWLESSTFSAGVLLVLALVVMVNYLSWKYYKRFDWTSSKIYTLSEKSRNVVSALDKPIEAVVFMSPGEPLFDKVHELLTRYAAASENFSLRVVDPEKNLAEAQALVNRFELSHLDVIVLDGGDDRRVVESADLADYDYSGLQAGLGPELTGFKGEQVFTGAIVDLAESRKPKIVFTTGHGELRLDDPSARGLTELEALLGRDNFDLEEWAPLSEPKVPAGTDAVVIAGPTVGFVAPEVEAIAEFVAGGGRLLALLDPMISASGAVASTGLEALLSDYGVGLGADIVIDPRNPIPFFGAETFFVSEFGEHPVTRPLRQADVPVIVPLAQSLLLAGEPDELGASVLLETSPAGWGESDLENLEAIEKGDDDVAGPVPVAVAIDLGDTSDDEVAATPGSNEVAEEASDGEGDPATAEPTADDAEASSRLVVFGDADFVTNGQLRNVGNAELAANTVNWLVERENLIAIPPKKPEQVRLSLSGDELRSVGLLVFLVLPGLALVAGAAVYSRRRR, encoded by the coding sequence ATGACTGAAAAACGAAACCGCTGGCTAGAGTCGTCCACGTTCAGCGCGGGCGTCCTCCTGGTTCTGGCTTTGGTCGTCATGGTCAACTACCTCTCCTGGAAGTACTACAAGCGCTTCGACTGGACGTCTTCAAAGATCTACACGCTTTCGGAGAAGAGCCGGAATGTCGTGAGTGCCCTCGACAAGCCGATCGAGGCCGTGGTTTTCATGAGCCCGGGTGAGCCGCTGTTCGACAAGGTCCACGAGCTCCTGACGCGCTACGCGGCGGCGTCCGAGAACTTCAGCCTGCGCGTGGTCGATCCGGAGAAGAACCTGGCCGAGGCACAGGCCCTGGTCAACAGGTTCGAGCTCAGTCATCTCGACGTGATCGTCCTGGATGGTGGAGATGACCGCCGGGTCGTCGAGAGCGCGGATCTCGCCGACTATGACTACTCGGGTCTTCAGGCCGGGCTGGGCCCCGAGCTAACTGGATTCAAGGGCGAGCAGGTCTTCACCGGCGCCATCGTCGACCTCGCGGAAAGCCGGAAACCGAAGATCGTGTTTACCACCGGACACGGCGAGCTTCGGCTGGACGATCCCTCGGCCCGCGGGCTGACCGAGCTCGAGGCGCTACTGGGCCGGGACAACTTCGATCTGGAAGAGTGGGCGCCCTTGAGCGAGCCGAAAGTTCCGGCGGGAACGGACGCGGTGGTCATCGCAGGTCCGACAGTAGGATTCGTGGCGCCCGAGGTCGAGGCGATTGCGGAGTTCGTGGCGGGCGGGGGCCGGCTTCTGGCGCTGCTCGACCCGATGATCAGCGCCTCGGGAGCGGTTGCTTCGACGGGGCTCGAGGCACTGCTCTCGGACTATGGCGTGGGACTCGGTGCCGACATTGTCATCGATCCGCGGAATCCGATCCCGTTTTTCGGCGCCGAGACCTTCTTCGTGAGCGAGTTCGGGGAGCATCCCGTGACCAGGCCGTTGCGTCAGGCCGACGTGCCGGTCATCGTGCCCCTGGCCCAGTCGCTTCTCCTGGCTGGAGAACCGGACGAGCTCGGCGCCAGCGTGTTGCTGGAAACGAGCCCGGCCGGTTGGGGTGAGAGCGATCTCGAGAATCTGGAAGCGATCGAGAAAGGGGATGACGATGTCGCGGGCCCGGTGCCGGTGGCGGTGGCGATCGACCTGGGCGACACGAGTGACGACGAAGTGGCCGCGACCCCTGGTTCGAACGAGGTGGCCGAGGAAGCGTCCGACGGCGAGGGTGACCCGGCAACGGCCGAGCCAACGGCGGACGACGCAGAGGCTTCGAGTCGATTGGTCGTATTCGGCGACGCCGACTTCGTCACCAACGGGCAGCTCCGAAACGTCGGCAACGCCGAGCTCGCCGCCAACACGGTGAACTGGTTGGTCGAGCGAGAGAACCTGATCGCGATTCCGCCCAAGAAGCCCGAACAGGTTCGTCTCAGCCTCAGCGGAGACGAGCTGCGCTCGGTCGGGCTGCTGGTGTTTCTGGTTCTGCCCGGATTGGCCCTGGTGGCCGGCGCAGCCGTGTACTCCCGCCGAAGGAGGTAA